Proteins co-encoded in one Candidatus Neomarinimicrobiota bacterium genomic window:
- a CDS encoding bifunctional UDP-3-O-[3-hydroxymyristoyl] N-acetylglucosamine deacetylase/3-hydroxyacyl-ACP dehydratase has translation RPADVDTGIRLIRTDLDAFPSIPADIDHVVDISRGTTIAQDGNRIHTVEHILAAASGLGIDNLQVELSAQEPPVMDGSAKPFVEALLEAGLSEQSASRKTLVIDRTVSYSDPSNNIDMHVLPSDTFRVTFTMDYHHLARHGIQFMTVFSMAEDFVTRIAPARTFCLFSEVAQLREQGLVKGGSMENALVFVDRPIEKDEVEHLKSLFNIKGELAPGEDGLLKGQKLRFENEAVRHKILDLIGDLALLGMPIQGHVVATRSGHASNVELVKRLKQVYGKRMEQNRQDSASGKAKFDIRSIMAALPHRYPFLLVDRILDVEPGKRVRAVKNVTMNEAFFQGHFPGQPVMPGVLILESMAQAAAFLALSPEAETGPRLIYFTAIDKARFRRRVTPGDQLILELELVRSRLNTFKVVGKALVDGELVAEAEMMAMLVDRED, from the coding sequence TCAGGCCGGCCGATGTGGATACGGGCATTCGTCTCATCCGCACGGACTTGGATGCCTTCCCCTCCATTCCCGCGGATATCGACCACGTGGTGGACATTTCCCGGGGCACTACGATCGCACAGGACGGTAACCGGATCCACACAGTGGAGCACATCCTGGCAGCAGCGAGCGGACTGGGCATCGACAACTTGCAGGTAGAACTGAGCGCTCAGGAGCCGCCCGTGATGGACGGCAGTGCAAAACCGTTTGTGGAGGCGCTGCTGGAGGCGGGCCTGTCGGAGCAGAGCGCCAGCCGGAAAACGTTGGTCATCGACCGGACGGTCTCCTACTCAGATCCCAGCAATAACATCGATATGCACGTCCTACCGTCCGACACGTTTCGCGTCACCTTCACCATGGACTACCACCATCTGGCCCGCCATGGGATTCAGTTCATGACCGTATTTAGCATGGCCGAAGATTTTGTGACGCGGATTGCCCCGGCCCGGACGTTCTGCCTATTCAGCGAAGTTGCGCAGCTCAGGGAGCAGGGCCTGGTCAAGGGGGGCAGTATGGAGAATGCCCTGGTCTTCGTGGACCGCCCCATCGAGAAGGATGAGGTGGAGCATCTGAAGAGCCTGTTCAATATTAAGGGGGAGCTGGCCCCAGGTGAAGACGGGCTGCTTAAAGGTCAAAAGCTGCGTTTTGAGAACGAGGCCGTGCGGCACAAGATTCTCGACCTGATTGGAGACCTGGCACTGTTGGGAATGCCCATTCAGGGGCACGTAGTGGCTACCCGTAGCGGGCATGCCTCCAACGTGGAGCTGGTGAAACGGCTGAAGCAGGTCTACGGCAAGCGGATGGAGCAAAATCGTCAGGACAGTGCCAGCGGAAAGGCCAAGTTTGACATTCGCAGTATCATGGCCGCCTTGCCACACCGTTACCCGTTCTTGCTGGTGGACCGGATACTGGACGTGGAGCCGGGCAAGCGGGTGCGGGCCGTCAAGAACGTGACCATGAACGAAGCCTTTTTCCAAGGGCACTTTCCTGGCCAACCGGTCATGCCAGGGGTGCTGATATTGGAGTCCATGGCCCAGGCGGCGGCCTTCCTTGCACTGAGTCCTGAAGCAGAGACGGGCCCACGGCTGATATACTTCACGGCCATCGACAAGGCCCGTTTCCGCCGCCGCGTGACGCCCGGCGATCAACTCATTCTGGAGCTGGAGCTGGTGCGTTCGCGCCTGAACACCTTCAAGGTGGTGGGCAAGGCTCTGGTCGATGGCGAGTTGGTCGCCGAGGCGGAAATGATGGCCATGCTAGTTGACCGTGAGGACTAG
- a CDS encoding CDP-glycerol glycerophosphotransferase family protein, with the protein MSRRYLLFVTKPYSFAVLEPLQACIQEHGFGEVAWFTASLAERYPVPGRVLATTGEVEAYNPDAVLVPGNAVPHFWPGLKVQVFHGLDDEVQGFYRLAGLFDLYCTPGPVSTRRFHVLAATHRYFLVEETGWPKLDPLASSRDIAAARQELGLNHEDPVVLYAPTFPPKYTSAPALWPAIRELTAGPYRWLIKFHPLMDAALQQAYRDLAGDYLQVVDGLSILPYMQAADLLVTDTSSVAYEFLLLNRPLVTYRATARLDKGLDISRPGELAGALHRSLDQPAEFMAQRQAYLNEVHPYTDGQSSRRVLETVDRVLDQGLHMKLHRKPLNLVRKWKIRRLVGR; encoded by the coding sequence GTGAGCCGACGCTACCTCCTGTTCGTCACGAAGCCCTACTCGTTTGCCGTCCTTGAGCCGCTGCAAGCTTGTATCCAGGAGCACGGCTTCGGTGAAGTGGCCTGGTTTACGGCCAGCCTGGCCGAGCGTTACCCCGTGCCGGGAAGGGTCCTCGCCACCACCGGGGAAGTGGAGGCCTACAATCCGGACGCCGTGCTGGTGCCAGGGAATGCCGTACCCCATTTCTGGCCAGGGCTGAAGGTGCAGGTCTTTCACGGACTGGACGATGAGGTGCAGGGGTTTTATCGTCTGGCGGGGCTGTTCGACCTGTACTGTACACCCGGACCTGTCAGCACCCGCCGGTTTCATGTTTTGGCGGCCACGCATCGCTATTTCCTTGTGGAGGAGACCGGTTGGCCGAAGCTTGATCCCCTGGCTAGTTCACGAGACATCGCGGCGGCCCGCCAGGAACTGGGCCTGAATCACGAGGATCCTGTGGTGCTCTACGCTCCCACCTTTCCGCCCAAGTATACGTCAGCTCCGGCATTATGGCCGGCCATCCGTGAGTTGACCGCAGGACCGTATCGATGGCTCATCAAGTTCCACCCCCTCATGGACGCGGCGCTTCAGCAAGCTTACCGCGATCTCGCCGGCGACTATCTGCAAGTTGTGGACGGTCTCAGCATATTGCCCTACATGCAGGCAGCCGACCTGTTGGTGACCGATACGTCCTCGGTGGCCTACGAGTTTCTGCTGCTGAACCGGCCTCTGGTCACCTACCGAGCCACAGCTAGGCTGGACAAGGGCCTCGATATTTCGCGGCCGGGGGAGCTGGCTGGCGCCCTCCACCGGTCACTGGACCAGCCCGCTGAGTTTATGGCCCAGCGACAGGCCTATCTTAACGAAGTGCACCCCTACACAGACGGCCAGTCATCCCGGCGGGTGCTGGAGACGGTGGATCGGGTTCTCGATCAGGGCCTGCACATGAAGCTGCATCGAAAGCCGCTCAACTTGGTGCGGAAATGGAAAATACGGCGCCTGGTAGGGCGATGA
- a CDS encoding ABC transporter ATP-binding protein, translating into MRTYQRLLKYVTRYWQLIVVALLLSVTYVALNGLSLWMIASLVNSVLVSPESIPVNPVAVPAADSIHDTLKAWTATLIQQSTPLKTLARLCWILLAVFLAKNIFLYLKNMAAGVMENRMIRDLRDDLFSHLQTLSLSYFDRQNTAEISSIVLNDVTAVRRAATVSLQIIAVEPFNIAVFLTMLFIISWELSLLAIPLIPLAGLITNRLGTSLRRRARRSTRQVAGVMTILQETMRSMRIVKAFGMEQDEVRKFRGANRRYYQLVFRRFSLKHLSTPVNELIGVSIAVVILWVGGQQVLLGRGVGPEEFMSYLIFLFAMLQPIKNLGNVHASIQVGLASAERIFNLLDVHPDIVERPDAISLPQFRDAIRMENVTFTYEGGGRPALYDINCEIRKGQMVALVGVSGSGKSTFVDLIARFYDTSSGRVTIDGHDVRDLRISSLRNLIGVVTQETLLFNTSVGDNILYGDLAASEDELIAAAKAAHAWEFIREMPQGMDTVIGEQGVQLSGGQRQRLAIARALLKNPPILILDEATSALDSKSEKHVREAIVELVHDRTVIVIAHRLSTIQNADRILTLEEGRVVESGSHQELLAQHGRYRKLHETQYSA; encoded by the coding sequence ATGCGAACCTACCAGCGCCTACTAAAATATGTTACCCGCTACTGGCAGCTCATCGTGGTGGCCCTGCTGCTGTCGGTTACCTACGTAGCCCTGAATGGGCTTTCGCTGTGGATGATAGCCTCCCTCGTCAATTCCGTCCTGGTGAGCCCCGAGAGCATTCCCGTCAATCCCGTTGCGGTGCCTGCCGCCGATAGCATTCACGACACCCTCAAGGCCTGGACCGCTACCCTCATTCAACAGTCCACCCCTTTAAAAACACTGGCCCGCCTGTGTTGGATTCTGCTGGCGGTCTTCCTGGCCAAAAACATCTTCCTTTATCTGAAGAACATGGCCGCAGGTGTCATGGAAAACCGAATGATTCGGGACCTGCGCGACGACTTATTCAGCCACCTGCAGACCCTGTCCCTGTCCTACTTCGACCGCCAGAACACCGCTGAAATATCATCCATTGTGCTCAACGACGTCACTGCGGTGCGCCGGGCCGCTACCGTCAGCCTGCAAATAATAGCCGTGGAACCCTTCAATATCGCGGTTTTCTTGACCATGCTGTTCATCATTAGTTGGGAGCTCTCCTTGCTGGCCATCCCCCTCATCCCTCTGGCAGGCCTGATTACTAACCGCCTGGGGACCAGCCTCAGGCGACGGGCCCGACGCTCAACCCGGCAGGTTGCTGGTGTCATGACTATTTTGCAGGAGACCATGCGAAGTATGCGCATCGTCAAGGCCTTCGGGATGGAACAGGACGAGGTGCGCAAGTTTCGGGGCGCCAACCGCCGCTATTATCAACTGGTCTTCCGGCGCTTCAGTCTTAAGCATCTCAGTACACCCGTCAATGAATTAATCGGGGTATCTATTGCCGTTGTCATCCTGTGGGTTGGGGGCCAACAGGTATTGCTGGGTCGCGGCGTCGGGCCGGAAGAGTTCATGAGCTACCTCATCTTCCTGTTCGCCATGCTTCAGCCCATCAAGAACCTGGGGAATGTCCACGCCAGCATTCAGGTGGGGCTGGCATCCGCGGAACGCATTTTCAATTTGCTGGACGTGCACCCCGACATAGTCGAGAGGCCCGACGCCATTAGTCTCCCTCAATTTCGCGATGCCATCAGAATGGAGAATGTCACCTTCACTTATGAAGGGGGAGGAAGGCCGGCACTTTACGATATCAACTGCGAGATCAGAAAAGGGCAAATGGTGGCGCTGGTGGGCGTCAGCGGCTCCGGGAAATCCACCTTTGTGGACCTCATCGCCCGCTTTTACGACACTTCCAGTGGCCGTGTAACCATCGACGGTCATGATGTTCGGGACTTGCGTATCAGTTCTCTCCGGAATCTCATCGGAGTGGTAACCCAGGAAACGTTGCTGTTTAACACCTCTGTGGGTGACAATATCCTCTACGGCGATTTGGCCGCATCTGAGGATGAACTTATCGCGGCAGCCAAGGCGGCCCATGCGTGGGAGTTCATCCGCGAGATGCCCCAGGGCATGGACACAGTGATTGGTGAGCAGGGGGTCCAACTCTCGGGCGGTCAGCGACAGCGCCTGGCCATCGCCCGCGCCCTGCTGAAAAATCCACCCATTCTTATCCTTGACGAAGCCACCTCCGCTCTGGACTCCAAGTCGGAAAAGCATGTGCGGGAGGCCATTGTTGAACTGGTTCACGACCGCACGGTGATCGTCATCGCCCACCGCCTCTCCACAATCCAGAACGCCGACCGGATTCTCACCCTGGAAGAAGGCCGGGTTGTGGAATCGGGTAGCCACCAGGAATTGCTGGCCCAGCATGGGCGTTACCGGAAACTGCACGAGACTCAGTACAGTGCCTGA
- a CDS encoding 1-deoxy-D-xylulose-5-phosphate reductoisomerase, whose product MRRLSIIGSTGSVGTQALEVVASLPGEFQVVALTARRSAALLAEQARAFKVKSVAMVDEEAAGELRSMLSGTGIEVEVGRDGLLAVAGRDDVDLCLNGMVGGAGMAPTIAALEAGVNVALSNKESLVMAGEYISELVARNGLQLSPIDSEHSAIWQCLVGEADDQIARLILTGSGGPFRTLPKGEFSHITKAQALQHPNWDMGPKITIDSATMMNKGLEVIEARWLFDLGPDQVDIVIHPQSIIHSMVEFVDGSVKAQLGVPDMKIPIQYALTYPDHKPSKWPRLDLTELGSLTFEPPDLEKFPCIGLAYAALRQGGSAPAVLNMANDLAVQAFLDDRVAFTAIPIILEGAIASHPFMERPDLEALDELEGWTRQYVKGTASMAVS is encoded by the coding sequence ATGCGGCGACTGAGCATCATCGGTTCCACGGGGTCTGTCGGGACGCAGGCGCTGGAGGTGGTTGCCAGCCTGCCGGGGGAGTTCCAAGTGGTGGCCCTCACGGCCCGGCGTAGCGCCGCCTTGCTCGCAGAGCAGGCTCGCGCTTTCAAGGTTAAGTCGGTGGCCATGGTCGATGAGGAGGCCGCCGGAGAGCTGCGCTCCATGCTGAGCGGAACTGGTATTGAGGTGGAGGTCGGCCGCGATGGGTTGTTGGCTGTTGCGGGCCGGGACGACGTGGACCTCTGCCTGAACGGGATGGTGGGTGGGGCCGGGATGGCACCCACTATTGCGGCGCTGGAGGCGGGGGTGAACGTGGCCCTGTCCAACAAGGAGAGCCTCGTCATGGCCGGCGAGTATATCTCCGAGCTGGTCGCCCGCAACGGATTGCAGCTCTCGCCGATAGATAGTGAGCACAGCGCCATTTGGCAGTGCCTGGTGGGTGAGGCCGACGACCAGATTGCGAGGCTCATTCTGACTGGCTCGGGAGGTCCCTTCCGGACTTTGCCAAAAGGTGAATTTTCCCATATTACCAAAGCACAGGCATTGCAGCATCCGAACTGGGACATGGGACCCAAGATTACGATTGACTCGGCGACGATGATGAACAAGGGCCTGGAAGTGATCGAGGCGCGCTGGCTGTTTGACCTGGGGCCCGACCAGGTGGATATTGTGATCCACCCGCAGTCCATCATCCACAGCATGGTAGAGTTCGTGGATGGGTCGGTGAAGGCCCAACTGGGCGTCCCGGACATGAAGATACCCATTCAGTATGCCCTGACCTACCCGGACCACAAACCGTCCAAGTGGCCACGTCTCGATCTGACGGAGTTGGGCAGCCTGACCTTTGAGCCCCCCGATCTGGAGAAGTTTCCCTGTATTGGGCTGGCGTACGCTGCCCTCAGGCAGGGTGGGTCCGCCCCGGCGGTGCTCAACATGGCCAATGATCTGGCAGTGCAGGCCTTTCTGGATGATCGCGTAGCCTTCACCGCCATCCCGATCATTCTTGAGGGGGCGATCGCCAGCCACCCGTTCATGGAGCGGCCTGACCTGGAGGCTCTGGACGAGCTCGAGGGATGGACCCGGCAGTATGTCAAAGGCACTGCTAGCATGGCCGTCTCGTAA
- a CDS encoding DUF3108 domain-containing protein translates to MIRASVIVMMLLASAGGQTYPFPSAERLVYTAGFRLFTVGTSTMELSPRVQGDAPLHIVFRTETLPLFDRLYRIRDRTEVWLDPQSLSLRRMERDIQEGRYRRQDTTIVDPQRGTIVTRRDTLAARGPVFDPVGAIYHLRGLPLAVGDEIRLSIFNGRRLQHIGIEVVGLETVRVPAGEFQCLVLKPAALDERPLTKVGGLLHLWLSADESHTPVRMEQKMGFGTLVLKLREVN, encoded by the coding sequence ATGATTCGAGCCAGTGTGATCGTGATGATGCTGTTGGCTTCAGCCGGCGGTCAGACGTACCCCTTCCCCTCTGCCGAACGGCTGGTCTACACAGCCGGGTTCCGCCTGTTCACGGTCGGTACCAGCACAATGGAGCTCTCCCCCCGGGTGCAGGGCGATGCTCCGCTGCACATCGTCTTTCGCACCGAGACCCTGCCGTTGTTTGATCGCCTCTACCGAATTCGCGACCGCACCGAAGTCTGGCTGGACCCCCAATCCCTGTCGCTCAGACGTATGGAACGGGATATTCAGGAGGGTCGCTACAGACGGCAGGACACAACCATTGTGGACCCGCAACGGGGCACGATTGTCACTCGCCGGGATACGCTGGCGGCCCGGGGCCCTGTCTTCGATCCGGTGGGAGCCATCTATCACTTGCGCGGCTTGCCGCTGGCGGTTGGTGATGAGATCCGTCTGTCGATCTTCAACGGCCGCCGGTTGCAGCATATCGGTATTGAAGTGGTGGGACTGGAGACTGTGCGCGTCCCGGCAGGAGAATTCCAGTGTTTGGTCTTAAAGCCTGCGGCGCTGGATGAACGACCACTCACCAAGGTGGGCGGCCTCCTGCACCTCTGGCTGTCCGCCGATGAGTCCCACACGCCGGTGCGCATGGAGCAGAAGATGGGTTTCGGTACGCTGGTGCTGAAGCTGCGGGAGGTGAACTAG
- a CDS encoding threonylcarbamoyl-AMP synthase — MVVRLAADDAATPAAFWSTIRSGGLVVYPTGTLYGLGADVFNALAIKRLQAIKGRQGPFSVLVGSMEQLQHYALVSQPVAGKLVHMVPGPYTVILNPAPAAAFPAALMGRGGMVGFRLDDHPFLRRAFELEAGVVTSSSVNRAGRTPLRHPDEILDQFGERINLLVDAGTLKPSQGSTVIDVTTTPWTVLRPGDGRL, encoded by the coding sequence ATGGTCGTGCGTCTTGCTGCCGATGATGCTGCCACGCCCGCCGCCTTCTGGAGCACCATCCGCTCGGGGGGCCTGGTCGTTTACCCTACTGGCACACTCTACGGTCTGGGCGCAGACGTCTTCAATGCATTGGCTATCAAACGATTGCAGGCCATCAAGGGCCGCCAAGGTCCCTTCAGCGTGCTGGTTGGCAGCATGGAGCAGCTGCAGCATTATGCGTTGGTTTCTCAGCCAGTTGCTGGCAAATTAGTCCACATGGTCCCGGGACCGTACACTGTCATCCTTAATCCCGCCCCTGCGGCAGCTTTTCCCGCAGCTCTCATGGGCCGGGGCGGCATGGTAGGCTTTCGCCTGGATGACCATCCTTTCCTGCGGCGCGCCTTTGAGCTGGAGGCGGGCGTGGTAACATCCTCCAGCGTCAACCGAGCGGGCCGGACACCCCTCCGGCACCCCGATGAGATTCTTGACCAATTTGGCGAGCGCATAAACCTGCTGGTGGATGCGGGCACGCTGAAGCCATCGCAGGGGAGTACCGTGATCGATGTGACCACCACCCCGTGGACCGTCCTGCGCCCGGGCGACGGCAGGCTCTAG
- the lpxA gene encoding acyl-ACP--UDP-N-acetylglucosamine O-acyltransferase — translation MSTQIHPTAVVDAAARLGAAVKVGPFAVVERDVQIGDRTEIMAHAQVMEGSTLGADCQVHSGTVVGGPPQDVGYADRGRGVVIGDRTILRECVTVNQGTEEDGTVVGAHVYFMAYSHVGHDSQVGDHVVLANGVQLGGFAQVGEYASIGGMTPVHQFCRVGAHAFVGGGYRVVQDVPPYILATGEPLRYAGLNVVGLRRRGFDSQSRASIKRAYRLIYRSEQNLTNALTTINSELGDAPEIQAITTFIEEASRGII, via the coding sequence GTGTCAACTCAAATTCATCCCACCGCGGTGGTGGATGCTGCCGCACGGTTGGGCGCGGCAGTCAAAGTGGGCCCCTTTGCCGTTGTGGAGCGGGATGTGCAGATCGGTGACAGAACCGAGATCATGGCCCACGCCCAAGTCATGGAAGGCTCTACGCTGGGGGCCGATTGTCAGGTCCACTCAGGCACCGTCGTGGGTGGTCCGCCCCAGGATGTTGGCTATGCTGACCGTGGCCGGGGAGTCGTGATCGGGGACCGCACCATCCTGCGGGAGTGCGTGACCGTCAATCAAGGCACAGAGGAAGACGGCACCGTGGTGGGCGCCCACGTCTATTTTATGGCCTATAGCCATGTGGGCCACGACAGCCAGGTGGGCGACCACGTTGTCCTGGCCAACGGCGTCCAGCTGGGCGGCTTTGCCCAAGTTGGCGAATACGCTTCCATCGGAGGCATGACGCCGGTGCATCAGTTTTGCCGGGTGGGCGCGCACGCGTTTGTGGGGGGTGGCTACCGGGTGGTGCAGGATGTGCCGCCCTATATCCTGGCTACGGGCGAACCGCTGAGATATGCAGGGCTGAACGTGGTAGGCTTGCGGCGACGAGGCTTTGATTCCCAGTCGAGGGCGAGCATCAAGCGGGCCTACCGGTTGATCTACCGATCTGAGCAGAACTTGACCAACGCACTAACCACCATAAATTCCGAGCTGGGGGACGCGCCAGAAATTCAGGCGATCACCACTTTTATTGAGGAGGCCAGCCGTGGAATTATCTAG
- a CDS encoding site-2 protease family protein, whose amino-acid sequence MSTVLIYVLALVFILIVLISSHELGHYLAARSIGVRVERFYLGFNVFGLGIKKKIGHTEYGLGILPLGGYVKVAGVLDESMDSELTGEPWELQSKSTLQKVWFMSAGVLANLLLAGLVFFALSYFHGLATSSPAVGALTPDYPAEALGLQLGDKIIAVDGEAVNSWEDLTASIHVKPNQDVEITWERDDEVSRTVIKTRPTVVGILPGDEITSINGKPAATWDELRALILVDTDERIDVVWEREGEAMQTAISVDPEQAASDSPIKVVGMIGIGPQVDPLVSLLHSRVADRRDAEFGEALVSGVVLTWHWFTLTFRSLRMIVTQEAKFSELGGPILIAQLAGQSAQIGFPYLLGLLAIISVNLAFINVLPIPALDGGHIAITLIEAGLRRPLSLRTRMVIQQVGMMLLLTFIVVVFYNDIMRLVR is encoded by the coding sequence ATGTCAACTGTTCTGATCTATGTGCTGGCCCTTGTTTTCATCCTGATTGTGCTCATCAGCTCGCACGAGCTGGGGCATTACCTGGCGGCCCGCTCCATCGGTGTGCGTGTAGAGCGGTTCTACCTGGGCTTTAACGTTTTCGGCCTGGGCATCAAGAAAAAAATCGGGCACACGGAATATGGCCTGGGCATACTTCCCCTGGGTGGCTATGTAAAAGTGGCCGGGGTGCTGGATGAAAGTATGGACAGCGAACTAACCGGCGAGCCTTGGGAACTGCAGTCCAAGAGCACCTTACAAAAGGTATGGTTCATGTCTGCCGGTGTCCTGGCGAACCTGCTTCTGGCGGGCCTGGTCTTTTTTGCCCTGAGCTATTTCCACGGCCTAGCCACTTCGTCCCCTGCGGTGGGCGCCCTCACTCCCGATTACCCTGCCGAGGCGTTAGGGCTCCAGCTGGGGGACAAGATTATCGCCGTAGACGGTGAGGCTGTAAACTCCTGGGAAGACCTCACAGCCAGCATCCATGTCAAGCCTAACCAGGACGTGGAAATTACCTGGGAGCGGGATGACGAGGTCTCGCGGACAGTGATCAAGACCCGGCCAACAGTTGTGGGCATATTGCCGGGGGATGAGATCACCTCCATCAATGGGAAGCCCGCCGCCACCTGGGACGAACTGCGCGCACTCATACTCGTCGATACGGACGAGCGCATCGATGTGGTTTGGGAACGGGAGGGCGAAGCCATGCAGACCGCCATTTCCGTAGATCCTGAGCAGGCAGCATCCGACTCACCCATCAAGGTTGTGGGCATGATTGGCATTGGCCCTCAGGTGGACCCGCTGGTTTCACTGCTCCATAGCCGGGTAGCCGATCGCAGGGACGCGGAATTTGGCGAGGCGCTGGTCAGCGGGGTAGTGCTCACCTGGCACTGGTTTACCCTCACCTTCCGCTCACTAAGGATGATCGTGACCCAGGAAGCGAAGTTCAGCGAGCTGGGTGGGCCCATCCTTATTGCCCAGTTGGCGGGTCAGTCGGCCCAGATCGGCTTTCCCTACCTGTTGGGGCTGCTGGCCATCATCAGCGTCAACCTGGCATTCATCAACGTTCTGCCCATCCCGGCCCTGGATGGAGGGCACATTGCTATCACCCTGATTGAGGCGGGTCTGCGGCGGCCGCTGTCGCTACGCACCCGTATGGTCATCCAGCAGGTGGGCATGATGCTCCTGCTAACCTTTATTGTGGTGGTATTCTACAACGACATCATGCGACTGGTACGGTGA